Proteins found in one Zea mays cultivar B73 chromosome 1, Zm-B73-REFERENCE-NAM-5.0, whole genome shotgun sequence genomic segment:
- the LOC542649 gene encoding beta-expansin 7 precursor yields MATTLSSTVVVALGAPLFLLLVTCGSCARPVSFNASDLTADPGWDAARATWYGAPTGAGPDDDGGACGFKNVNLPPFSAMTSCGNEPLFKDGKGCGSCYQIRCQNHPACSGNPETVIITDMNYYPVAKYHFDLSGTAFGAMAKPGRNDELRHAGIIDIQFKRVPCNYPGQKVTFHVEEGSNPVYFAVLVEFEDGDGDAVQVDLMEANSASWTPMRESWGSIWRLDSGHRLTAPFSLRITNESGKTLVADHVIPANWVPNTYYRSIVQY; encoded by the exons ATGGCCACAACCTTGTCCTCCACAGTAGTAGTTGCACTTGGTGCACCTCTCTTCTTGCTCCTTGTAACGTGTGGCTCGTGCGCGAGGCCGGTGAGCTTTAACGCCTCCGACCTCACCGCCGATCCCGGCTGGGATGCTGCCAGGGCCACCTGGTACGGTGCGCCCACCGGCGCCGGCCCTGATGACGACG GTGGTGCCTGTGGATTCAAGAACGTGAATCTGCCGCCGTTCTCGGCAATGACGTCGTGCGGCAACGAGCCCCTGTTCAAGGACGGCAAGGGCTGCGGCTCCTGCTACCAG ATACGATGCCAAAACCACCCGGCCTGCTCCGGCAACCCAGAGACGGTGATCATCACTGACATGAACTACTACCCCGTGGCCAAGTACCACTTCGACCTCAGCGGCACGGCGTTCGGCGCCATGGCCAAGCCCGGCCGCAACGACGAGCTCCGCCACGCCGGCATCATCGACATCCAGTTCAAGAG GGTGCCCTGCAACTACCCCGGGCAGAAGGTGACGTTCCACGTCGAGGAGGGCTCCAACCCCGTCTACTTCGCGGTGCTGGTCGAGTTCGaagacggcgacggcgacgcggTGCAGGTGGACCTCATGGAGGCCAACTCTGCGTCGTGGACGCCGATGCGCGAGTCCTGGGGATCCATCTGgaggctcgactccggccaccgccTCACCGCGCCATTCTCCCTGCGCATTACGAACGAGTCCGGCAAGACGCTGGTGGCTGACCATGTCATCCCCGCCAACTGGGTGCCCAACACCTACTACCGTTCTATCGTCCAGTATTAG